The Lonchura striata isolate bLonStr1 chromosome 5, bLonStr1.mat, whole genome shotgun sequence genome window below encodes:
- the LOC110477989 gene encoding cathepsin E-A, which produces MRAIVLAAVYIPLIMAVERIPLIRFKSIRKQLKEKGELEEFWRNHHPDVFARRYLHCFPADIALSVGAASERLYDYMHAQYYGVVSVGTPPQSFTVVFDTGSSNFWVPSAYCISEACRVHQKFKSFKSDSYEHGGEAFSLQYGSGQLLGIAGKDTLQISNISIKGQDFGESVFEPGTTFVLAHFDGVLGLGYPSLAVGNALPVFDSIMNQHLVEEPVFSFYLKRGEDTEIGGELILGGIDHSLYKGSIHWVPVTEKSYWQIHMNNIKIQGQVTFCSHGCEAIVDSGTSLITGPSSQIRRLQAYIGASPSNTGEFLVDCRRLSSLPHISFTIGHREYKLAAEQYIIKESIDDQTFCMSGFQSLDIPTRTGSLWILGDVFMSAFYCIFDRGNDRVGFAKAVHRKDYY; this is translated from the exons ATGAGGGCGATAGTGTTGGCTGCGGTTTACATCCCGCTCATCATGGCTGTAGAACG AATCCCCTTGATTCGATTCAAATCTATCAGGAAACAGctgaaggaaaagggagaattAGAGGAATTTTGGAGGAATCACCACCCTGATGTTTTTGCCCGGAGGTATCTGCATTGTTTCCCTGCAGATATTGCTTTATCAGTAGGAGCTGCTTCAGAAAGACTGTATGATTACATGCAT GCGCAGTACTACGGGGTCGTGAGCGTGGGGACGCCGCCCCAGAGCTTCACCGTCGTGTTTGACACCGGCTCCTCCAACTTCTGGGTCCCGTCCGCTTACTGCATCAGCGAAGCCTGCA ggGTGCACCAGAAGTTTAAGTCCTTCAAGTCAGATTCATATGAGCATGGAGGGGAAGCCTTCTCCCTGCAGTACGGCTCAGGACAGCTTCTGGGCATTGCTGGCAAAGACACACTGCAG ATAAGTAACATCTCCATCAAGGGACAGGACTTCGGCGAGTCAGTATTTGAGCCAGGAACAACTTTTGTCCTTGCCCACTTTGATGGTGTACTGGGCTTAGGCTACCCCTCCTTAGCGGTAGGCAATGCTCTGCCTGTGTTTGACAGCATCATGAACCAGCACCTGGTAGAGGAGCCAGTCTTCTCTTTCTATCTGAAAAG aggAGAGGACACTGAAATTGGTGGTGAGTTGATTCTGGGGGGAATAGACCATTCTCTCTACAAAGGTTCAATCCACTGGGTCCCAGTCACTGAGAAAAGCTACTGGCAAATACACATGAACaa taTAAAGATCCAGGGCCAGGTGACATTTTGCTCCCACGGTTGTGAAGCCATCGTTGACTCAGGCACTTCTCTTATCACCGGCCCCTCTTCACAAATCAGACGATTGCAGGCATATATTGGGGCAAGTCCATCAAATACTGGAGAG TTTCTTGTAGACTGCAGAAGACTGTCGAGCTTGCCTCACATAAGCTTCACGATTGGGCACCGTGAATAcaagctggcagcagagcagtaCATCATAAAG GAGTCTATTGATGACCAAACCTTCTGCATGAGTGGCTTTCAGTCTCTCGACATCCCCACTCGCACTGGCTCACTCTGGATTTTAGGAGATGTCTTCATGTCTgcattttactgtatttttgaCCGTGGGAATGACAGAGTGGGATTTGCAAAAGCTGTTCACAGAAAGGATTACTACTGA